DNA sequence from the Amphiprion ocellaris isolate individual 3 ecotype Okinawa chromosome 17, ASM2253959v1, whole genome shotgun sequence genome:
gctgctgctgctgctggggggAGGGGAGCTTTTACACTTTCTCCATGTCCTGCTGAAATTAGATCAgcaaaaagttcaaaatcaaaggaaaaacatttagaGTTTACAAGTAGGACAGTTCACAGTGGAGTTTTAACGTTTGATTTAAGGTTTAGTGTTTGCATCTGAAGCAGTAAGTAAATGTGTACCTTTTTCTGCATGTAGAATTTAATGTAACTCTTCTGAATGCatgcaaatgtgcaaaatgtgcaGGATGCATCTGTGCAGTTGGAGTcgtgttttaattgttttgcagAAAACTGATGCTGCAAACTGATCaaactttgtttttcaattCATCTATTTTTAGTTTGGAGGCTCCTGCGTGCAGAAGGGGAGCGTGCGTGGCTCGATGACCGCCATCAATCTGCCACGAGCCGGAGTGTGACAATAGCATTATCATACCAATACACCATTCAGCTCCAGCCAATCAGGGCGCAGCGCTTTCACTGCGCCGCACGAGCTGCAGGGTATAAAAGCGGCAGAGCGCAGGTCTGAAAGCACTCTGCTCTCTCTCGGATTTACTCTCCGATCACACTCTCTAAAGCTCCACTGAAAACTGCGGAATATCTTCATCATGACTCTTGAGGAGGTTCTGATCCAGAAAACCACCACCGAGTGCGCCTCGTGCACCGGAACGGCcctggaggaggttctggaggcCGCCAAGGACAACGACTCCCTCACCGTGGGGGTCTACGAGTGCGCAAAAGTTATGAATCTGTAAGTATGAAACTCTGATGTTCAGCTGATGTCACATTCTCACCAGTGTGTATCATGTTGAGGATTGGATCTAaaggtgtttgttttgtctccacAGTGATCCGGACAGCGTGTCTTTCTGCGTCCTGGCCATGGACGAGGAGTTCGAGTGTGACATCGCCCTGCAGATCCACTTCACCCTCATCCAGTCCTTCTGCTTCGACAACGACATCAGCATCGTCAGAGTGAGCGACATGCAGCGTCTGGTGGAGATAGTTGGAGACAAGGCGGAGCAGCTGGAAGACGCTCACTGCGTCCTCATCACGGTGCGTAGAGCTCAGTGGAAGCCACGGCATTTAGAAGACctttaaagctgtaaatgtgctgctttgtgtgtAGAAACGTGAGACTAAACCTcctcttgttcttcttgtgtttGATCAGAACCCAGCTGAAGGTTCTTGGGAGGATCCAGCTCTGGAGAAGCTGCACCTGTTCTGTGAGGAGAGCCGCCGTCTGAACGACTGGGTTCCTGAGATCAGCCTCCCCGAGCGCTGATCTGCTCTCAGGGCTCCTCTCTTTGCTGGAAGATGCTGCAAAAAGCTTCTCATCTGGAAATACTTCATCCTAAAGCAGGATGACCCTGTTTCTGCTCATCCCTGGACACTCCTGAGGAGGATTCCCGTCCAGGCAGCACGGCGCCGGGCCCCCAGGAGGCCCCCCGTGGACCGTCGCCTCCTGTCCCGTCCATGCCAAGATGACTCTCATTCTTTGTGTGAATGAGGTCGGGCATGCCACAGGAGCGACGCATCGACCCTCATTCTTTGTGCGGATGAGGTttggagaggaaggagaagcgAGTTCTGCGTCCTGTGGTTCTCCACAGAGCAAATGTCGCACGTGGAAAAAAGCACGCGCAGTAGGAGAAGAAGCGGTGCTGAGGAAGAGGCCTTGTTAAAAAGGGACTTTTTAAAGGTGTCCTCTTCACGCtgagcaacacaacaacaagctGCACATCAGCGCAAATGTTTCCCACTTTCCAGAATTGTCTTAATTCTCTAAAGGTTTCACTTTAGAAATTTAACgatgacaaaataaatatactctgaaacttaaaaaaaaaaaaagaaaaacaagtctgatctCTAAAGGTTTCACTTTGGTAGAAAAAGGCTGAATTAACTTAAtgtttattaataaaaacataataagaATTTGTTAGATTAATctacattttattgtgtttgaagATTTGACTCGAAGGTTTTGTTGGAAACTAATTTATGTCTGaaacaaaatggagaaaaaaaagttcaataaaatgaaaacaaatgatctATGTGAGTTGTGTTTTCACTTTCTCTTGGTGATGAATTGAGGGGGTGAAGGTGACAAAAGTTTCAAACTCAGCGGATTTGCATGGGAGGCGCTCAGAGCTGTCatctgctcttcctcctcctcctcctcatctgcaTGTCTATGGCGCAGCGCACAATAGCGCCGCTCGGCTGCAGCGGGCCGCACAGAGCGCCTATTGTCTGGACCGCAGATGTCTCCGCGAACCACGCCGCGCCATCTGCCGCTCCGTGCAGGTGGGGGTCGGCCGGGACAGAGCGGGGAGGAGCCGGGGAGGTTAGCGGGTCCAGCAGCGCCGGAGGGGGGCTGGTTGGTTTGGTCCGGTtgaagaggaggggaggggggagggggggggggatcATCTGGTGTCCCGCCAGCTGCTGTCACGACTATTATTTACTCGCAGCCACTCGGTGAAACTTTTGGTAAACAGGCCACAAAGAGACGAGCTGTGTTTGGGTGCAGCCACCTGCTCCCAAAGCAACAATGAAGTCTGCACGACGCGTCACGTTTTCAAGcactttatttagtttttcatcAACAATAAGTCTTTTCAAGTGTAAGTGGGTCGAAGCttcccttttttcattttagacaCTTGGCTTTGCAATATTTTCTGCGCTCCAGTGAAAAGATCAAATCAGCAGCAAGAACTTACATTTCAAAGAGGGAATTAGTTCAGAAATTGTGAGCTCtcggtccgtgtatttatctggtaattggattttccgttctgaaacgggtattgaaaaacaaaaaaggagtggTTAtgtgattttcgttttaaaatacaaaaaataaaattgaaatccaaggcgtttttccttttcatgatcaaaaagggatatgcgaaattttaaaaatgctttgattttcattttatatttagaataacaaaaaaatgatatcAGCAAGACACAAACGAAAAAAaggtctgtttttttcattttctaagaccggaagtggtcatcagcaagtgtggagccaaacgacaacaagattctcagagggcggagccagagagcagtgattggtcagactgacagagccagagagcagtgattggtcagacagTGCGAGCGGATCCAGTCTTCTATATATATCGATGGTCggaacgtctggtagcatctctggctgctgttgaccttgtttttggagtaaaacacggtaagaagataaatacttctaacctgtagcgttgttttgttgtacgttaaatcagcgacttgtgaagagttgtgttttgtcgtgtttgagcagttggtccggacacgttagctagctaagtggctaagttagctagctaagcggctaagttagctagcgggctaattaacacaggtggctaacttacccccgaacacctgtgttagttgctgcaatgaaatatttatagaagtttttgttttcctggtgtgtgtatacattattttggctgactctgactctgtgaacttaatgggAACAAAACTGTGATTTAATTGCTGCTCTggaagcttctttagtgaaaaccggttggtgttctgctttgaaacaaactgctgttgaggtctgtgtttttagatttaaccccacagtttctgaatgaactgattgtttgtttttttcctgatcaatgtggacgttttaattgatggtaacatttactgatcatataatcagcatgacaatataacagtagaacattctgaccacctgactaatactgtgttggtaccccatcagagaaaatcatatccatatacagatttttattcattccagggctggttcagtaaagattataataataactacatcagataattctttgtcgcagttggaattttgcagactgagagatggttgagaaggtttcagttcttgttttagcaaaatatgttagaatagaagatctttattgtcattgtacatgaaattatctgcaaaccagcaaagtgtatcagtctgaggtatctaaaaataaatgtcaagaaaaatgcttctaaagccaataataaacagaatattttgagggaatattctaaaaaggaaagaaaagctccattctcactcctctcaggataaactgtcattaaaactgactttaaatttagcttcaacacgagataaaaacatttactttcattactgatgttgtaaagttttaataaagttcatgctacttttataaaatgatgaaagtgaataaattgtatttctgtgatctgtgtttgattctgtcttttctcctgtcatccagatgttcagagggagatgatgccacatctggtccagctgatggaaggtcttgaagttctctgactggcctcgactgaagatggtcgtctcactggatttaaggttcagatgctcagtaacaaactccaccaatgagccaacagggaagctttaggtttattagatgttgctatgaaggtttcactgtttttctttgtgaatgcaatgagctccaactgaaacttgaattacaacttagaagtaaatccttccatctgaaaggatttagttgcattaataacctcataatattctaatatttattccagtcttagttggaaatagaatctctgtattgattcaggtaaaaactgaacttcacagcatgttggagcaaagcaaccagatgaaaactgtgatggtgttggattgtcagaccgtaatgttgcagctcaaagcagcttttctagctcagttcattctgacattcagctatgaatcaacacagcagatggtgatccatgctgtggaagtctcacatctcctgatttaatggagctgctttgcactttttacagtttattcaccaacactttatttaataaaagtcccatctagtttttatgaggaatgtgatgttttaatttctctgtgaataactgcagtctaatgcaacagctggaattgtaacatctgtcctgatattgatcatgaagtattgatcagaatacttatggtcagcagtcatccctgaagttttacattcaaatctgtacttgtgttgtgaactttggtaagaagcagaaactttagcgttgccatggatacatgagtgttaaattctgtccatgtttccattttgggaaattcagtccagcagatgagtttgtttttactgccagctaccattcagtctgagatattaagaataaataaatgtgcataatgtggaaatgaacagattctatttttatttattcctacagttGCTGCATgtaaagttccagaatgtggaggaatttagtcgcacaatcacagacaataaatattatcttaaagtcgggttattgttgtttatcagtacaatacaaaaagattcatgttagaaatattccagttaagactctagaatatcaggatttatgtaaatttacctcaataatatgaatgttcaggttaagattgaacagtgatatttattatgtaagtttagctgattaatgtttatgactctgcactacattatttatttaaattgacatcattattgtaatatttagggtcagaccctacagaattgagattaagaaatcaaatattctataaaatgtaaatacactgaactaatctggatatatttaagtgagactcaatattacaatattatttatgacagaaatctatctaaatcaaaatttaaatcatttttactccaaacatttactgggctggtttaaatattaaaatcactcctttctaatcctctgctgtacgttcaaacctgaggccttaaatagaaacacacaagtatctgattaaaggaacttctgcagagtcctggttccagaacatgatcatagaattatagacaaactttaacaaaagctgcctgagagtttacaggtttttatgttaaatttcttcagtaatttaatgagagttatcagcaaaaatcaagtgttcatttgatgaacttcatttcctaaaacatccagaattggagctcatatctttggcagctgtaaagtttctgctccttcaaagttcacaacacaatgaatgaattcctaaaacactctcaatgctggagagcgtttgatgctgaagcagtgatcagtttttctgtttcttctctggagatgcacaatgagggacgtctgcagagactgagaaagagtctcaccacatcctgacatgaggaaaaagactttattgaagactacaatgagaaaaactatcagacagcagacggctgcattcaaggtgagctctgaacatttgatctggaacaggaattcaataacggcagcatgagcttcatttcagtctgtagctgctgaattcatggatgaatcatctggcactcgagaggaagaccatcaaacatccacatcagctgatggaggtccaagagtctcacccaacaaacaacctacagagtgaagacctcaaatctgattggacggcctcctattcagccacatgtgtgaacaaatgcctctaagctgatttgttttctaaaataaatctagtttgagttctaatctatgcctgagtgtttgcttctttacaccgctgttaacagtttaggctgttagattgttccagataagacaagtacaagattcttcagagccgttctaccacgagcctgacaggaagaactccaacatctactgaatgttcctgtggttccctcaaggctacaggaggagtcctacgaggacgagccggtccacctgatggtggccagtcgcagcggttcaaagccaacaccgactacgtggacttctactggaccacacggaggccttcaaaccagaccaacaagttcagcgactccccaactcgtgggtctgaggacgccgccgagcctcggtccagccggcctcctgtctgtgggtgtttgagtgctgagaggtttgtggatgcatgtgaacgttctgtgttgaaacagcagctttggactcagtaacgccgggaaaaaccaagagctcctttatttgtgacttccactaaaaaaactgatgaaaataagtttgccagggttctgactgataacagattattaaataatgaaaataatcatttaaatattcctttaaacaatccttttaggtctacatttcctttacactgacttcttggtaaatgtacaagtattttgggtggaatataccattaagcccaatgttcaagggtttttctgggaatataccattaaaccaaccttttaggtaaatgttccaggatgttgggtagaatataccatcggatcaaccttttaggtctacattggaagattttagagtagaatattactccaaaccatcctttaggtctaaaTTTatggtggaatactcctttacaccaagattttttggtctacattgaaggattttaggtggaatattcctttgaaccaactttttaagtttatgttcaaggatgttgggtggaatataccatcagaccaacctccaaggtctacagtagtgaattttaggtggaatataccattaaactcacctttcaGGTcgacattggaggattttaggtggacttttcttccaaaccatcttttagtctacatttaaggatgtttaggatggtatattcttccaaaccaacttctcaggtctacatttcaggtggaatattcctccagactaacttttttggtctacattgaaggattttttctaaaccaccctttcaagtctatatttgaggttttaggtggaatattccttttaaccagtcccttaggtctctttgaggattttggatggaatactcagttaaagcaacattttaggtgcatgtccaaggaatTTTGCTGGAATGTttctttaaggtggatgtttgaggaccttgtaggtggaatacttcctgaaaccaaccttttaggtcaacattcaaagatttaaggtggaatattcctttaaaccaacctaaatttcatgttttgatcattatgaagtgagaaacctcaatccagactcctcataatgacgtttgagatttatgctgctgttatttgtttagtccagactaaatgacagaaatccataactgtaattttatttcaggactcggttattaaatgtcaaaacaatccatgtgactctaaaaactcagctgtacaaactctaagattaaactctccacaaggatccaaaataagttggacttctacatgagagctttaattattcttcatctacttcctgaaaagtttggtcaataaaaaagacaaaaactaatattttcagctgaactaaagacagactttgtgatttttctgctgacatgttgtgttgttgtaaacttcctctttcaaataaatatcctcctaaccccctggaaaccagcgtttgtcctgtttttgtgttgctcctcggtgaccctagacagccgggtcctaatgttttttgagcaacataccatactatgacatttttacaatgagggttctactatggaaccagtttgacatgttcaggtgttctttgtgtgaaaactcagagatttcagggatcagaaggtggttttcaactttctttgttaactttctgcctcaactttaaatttccttcactaacccagccctctggacttccaggaagctgtgttcctattggctgtccaggtggctgcttggtgttatcaggaacacctgagcagcttggtgttatcaggaacacctgagcagctcagtgtcttcctgcttcatttagctgcagccaaacatttcctctgcttctcttaaccagtgaactgggtttggctccattgcttttgtttgttccttaggcgttggtttgcagcttccagcagtaaaatcatctttaatgtgtttcttggtgtgttttagggctttgtactggatagttgtcttggtaaatgtggttctttagccacagttagcacatggtgctattgtgtgcagtgattagtggatttggtgcagctgagttgtgtctttatcctggctgtagtgagtctttagaggtttctggtcagacacattctgtattcttgtttgagaaccagcgttggttgtccagaaggtaagagttcctgtcctgattctctgttctcagaggttctctggtaggctgcaggagacttcagcgtttgggttgtgctagtttggtttttgtaaggtttcatttggacgactatcttgaggcccttccatgtggtttagtgaggttttctggaacagttctacaaagcaacctgcagcagaagagactttgagagtttttaggaagttctggagaccagactttagagcagcagaaacatttgtcagcagtttgagcaggagaaggtgagcttcagagtagaaatgagacagaaaccttcttgatccgtgtggtgaggtcctgtaccaagagtttgagcaggttgtgaagagtctgtagttctttggtctgaaagcacaagaagagtcgactcattaaaggagaaaacaggagatattgttggttcttctgtcgcgctgcagtttccttagactgaatatcaagtttatattttaaatgatttaccatgtgaatccaagaagacttcaataaactccctccatcccctgaacacaacatattttattaccatattaaatctttcattttttaaaatgtttgagttttaatcatagttttagcatagttttttttttctctttgcttgtttagttttgtcatctgtgtgaaagctgctaaacaaataaagttgaattgataaactgaataattgactaactcatgattgtgacaacagaagtattttcattgtgatccaagggtttgtttcatttttaaggttggggttaaaatcttgacagaaaaaaagaagaaagaaataaactaaattttaaaaaaaaagcaattaaatcaaaggaaaaaacatttaatacaataaaacttgtaaaaagaaaattaaacatgaatacaattaaattatattaaacatacaaagtatttaattagataattaaagagaagatacaaaacatgtaattatgaaattaaacaatttttttaattaaacattaaaaattaaatatttaagacaaacatttaaaaaacacaaaacatttaattagattattaaaacttttaaaagacaaaacatttaattaaaaaaaataaatgcttaattagaaaattaaatcttaaagacaataaaactttaaataggaattaaacagaaaatacaatgaagcatttaaaaagaaaattaaacattaaaaggaggtaaaacatttaaaaagaaaaatcttaaagatttaatcgaaaaattaaacattgggaaagaaaaggaaatttttcaaacaagccgataaaacatttgaaaaaacaacaaacattaaaaagacaaaacattttgaaatgaaatcagacattagaaaagaataaaaggtgagaaaagagcaaaactaaacatttaagaagaatcaaactaaagacaaaacatttgaaaagacaccagttaaactttagaagatcaaattaaacagaagagacaatgaaacaatcaaaaagagcaaaaacagaaacgcattaaagcgttttctagtctgaaatgaaaacatcaagttgtttcttcaaacatttcctccttctatgttcttggtttgattgtggacagatttactaagaactcatttcagaaaactgctttccagataaagtctactagtagttgaaggcatcgatcaaacaaatgttaccttctgatctccacaaactttactgttcagtgaagagaatcaaagtttgttgaggatttctaaaaaacccacaggtgaaggtctgagaagaactcagatggatggtctaaatgtgaaatcaagactcatagtcacaagttttaaggcttctgttaaccagaaagttcaaactaacagagaagtactgagaaacctttaagatttcagtcctcagactgtctaaaggttcaaactaacagagaactactcaagaactttcaggatttcagtcctcagactgtctgaaggttcaaacgaacagagaagtactgagaaacttttaaaacttcagtcctcagactgtctgaaggttcaatctaacagagaactactcaggaacttagaagatatcagtccttggactgtctgaaagttcaatctaacagagaactactgtgggacttagaaaatttcagccctcagactgtgtgaaagctcaggtcctgaggactcgggaggtgtggaggctttggaaagtcttggaactgagggttccaccctccagtacaaaggctgaagtccaacctcctgagaaaaacggtcgagtcgagactcgagtttaaaaaaaactcgaaaatgacaaaaaatagaagacaaatgcgcaaaaaaaagagaaattagtatctgagcaagtagctcagggggataagagagAGACTGcagactggaaggtcgcaggattgagacccgccaccggcctttttctttctttgtctttgtcagtatttgagaaaatttaagaagtgtctggtcttgaaccagcgacctgcagctccataggcaaatccttaactcactgagctacagatcagatacaaagaaataaattcgtcgtccctttgacatcgtagttcctgaagtcaccacatgggtggagccaaggcggagtctgggtggggtcagggcggagagtaggcggggaggtgggtggcggcctcccccctctactcccccacctcccaccaccacccaccacaccttcccccgcccgacgagttcttcgagtctccacgagttcttcgagtctccacaggttttccccagtttctggagtttccaccaggtcggaggcagaacaagttgtcatgaagaggtgttgaagtcggccaggatggactgactttacagcgactagaaggaagaccactagaagagcaggtctttaaccaccatccataaaatccatggagtcgactccacaGAAATAAAGGGAGAGAAACTTTTAtcagcctccatccagatgttcaacttcatatctttactttgacatttttagcaccacaaacctttagtatcacactttattatcatttattaggactttaatggaatccaccagtagatttactttttgttgacaaactttattctgcagtatttaaaactgttccttctatttgacctcatgtttattagttttagtggagaaagttattttagttgtcgattagtctcttaaaaaccaaataataaattggattagtcaagagctttaaatttcttactttgtcatattttaaatatgacaaaaaaatataaaaataaagcatcttgagacaatttgacctgtaattggcgttatataaataaaactgaattaaaactgtatgtatcttgtaatgttggaataATTCaaccatatatgttggaaaacacattttctttgtccattaatctgttgattgttttctccaataattcatttcttgttttggtttataaaatgtcaaacccaaatatattcagtttactgtcataaaaaccaaaaagattcatgatgcaggaatcagacagtttttcactttttatcttagtcagaaagatagttgataatgtgtgaattgttgcagcttgtgagccgtaaaaggttttaatctttggggccgagtgtcagaaaacatttagaaaccaacatcaacaaaacactcaacaaagatttgaacatcattaaagggaaatccaacttttgcatgacaatgtctaattaaaggacatttatttccaatgtaaatgtgtgatattcatcctctggagctttctcttcacgtCGTCTTCCatctggactggtttggtcgggagcatgtgcaacaaacatttgaaaaactgcactttaacatcaatgaatgacactgaagtttaatctctacataaatgagactgagtctggatgtgctgctctgtcattaactcctaagtttagggaaagttcaaacaaaagaggacagttcagatcagacttgagaatgagcttattttgaacaaacatctcagactttctgaacTTCAGCatctctagcaagatattttaacaacaagcaactcaagagatccagaagttggagagagttagctttagctgagccaaagaacat
Encoded proteins:
- the gadd45gb.1 gene encoding growth arrest and DNA-damage-inducible, gamma b, tandem duplicate 1; translation: MTLEEVLIQKTTTECASCTGTALEEVLEAAKDNDSLTVGVYECAKVMNLDPDSVSFCVLAMDEEFECDIALQIHFTLIQSFCFDNDISIVRVSDMQRLVEIVGDKAEQLEDAHCVLITNPAEGSWEDPALEKLHLFCEESRRLNDWVPEISLPER